One Papaver somniferum cultivar HN1 chromosome 10, ASM357369v1, whole genome shotgun sequence genomic window carries:
- the LOC113315832 gene encoding uncharacterized protein LOC113315832, whose protein sequence is MTLFIKGRQILDCALLANECIDSRTKSGILGVICKIDFEKAFDPVSWDFVVEMLERMGFGILWMKWIQGCITDTPLSVLVNGSANAKFTTGKGMTQGDPLSPFLFLIVSEALNVFFQTGLHINFVKCSLFGVAGASYLSQMAMMLGCKSESFPSSYLGLPLGDFFLGSQKWESIIERCKNMLCSWKRSCLNKAGGLGIKSVKSMNRALLAKWWWRFNYEKTASWRTAIVSKHQSAQQDRETKNQIRETALECGREFILCWNPSSNVPS, encoded by the exons ATGACCTTGTTCATCAAAGGAAGACAGATACTAGACTGCGCTCTTCTAGCGAACGAATGCATCGATTCAAGAACCAAGAGTGGAATTCTTGGGGTCATATGCAAAATTGACTTTGAGAAAGCCTTTGACCCCGTCTCTTGGGATTTTGTGGTCGAGATGCTTGAGAGAATGGGCTTTGGAATTCTTTGGATGAAGTGGATACAGGGATGCATCACAGACACACCCCTTTCAGTGCTGGTTAATGGCTCCGCCAATGCTAAATTTACCACTGGGAAAGGGATGACCCAAGGTGATCCTCTCTCCCCGTTTCTTTTTTTGATAGTCTCTGAGGCTTTGAATGTTTTTTTTCAGACAG GCCTGCACATAAATTTTGTGAAATGCAGTCTTTTTGGAGTAGCAGGTGCAAGTTACTTGTCTCAAATGGCGATGATGTTAGGTTGCAAATCAGAGAGTTTTCCTTCTTCTTACCTTGGTCTGCCATTGGGGGACTTCTTCTTGGGCTCTCAAAAGTGGGAAAGCATTATAGAGAGATGCAAGAACATGCTATGCTCTTGGAAACGATCATGCCTCAATAAAGCGG GCGGTCTTGGCATCAAATCAGTTAAGAGTATGAATAGGGCTCTTCTAGCAAAATGGTGGTGGAGGTTCAATTATGAAAAAACAGCGTCATGGAGGACTGCTATCGTGTCCAAGCATCAGTCAGCGCAACAAGACAGGGAGACTAAAAACCAAATCAGAGAAACAGCTCTGGAGTGTGGAAGGGAATTTATTCTATGCTGGAATCCTTCAAGCAATGTACCATCCTAA